A portion of the Hydractinia symbiolongicarpus strain clone_291-10 chromosome 10, HSymV2.1, whole genome shotgun sequence genome contains these proteins:
- the LOC130612420 gene encoding uncharacterized protein LOC130612420, with the protein MSYNVCTLAFLTVRLIIIKFYLHGYSCVKCRRIINAYFAADTRTSNMASIFVFCIKLVLCILFLRTCQAKTQSRYGRVVTLQSGTANVEVFTDVCIKPRGVLLHIHSGELGEWKQLITSSKSILVPGFTHRNNMNDLIQLKFDVQIYYDEILNMFSQKVHLIEFDRRNGKIKKKEVLNENKKTGDNYDVNQCKSGFNQWWHNAPTTTRYVIIISVTVGAFAVIFLSCFFVLRLPSSGDKDSFLSSNKTASSVNNETLSDSQPGGIYVPCEGELDDVFGIKFSSEGYTLVELVDKQPCTSSPDSKRSHGNGNGSHRNLMEELLESRGRIPSTIKREKLKKMIITQI; encoded by the exons ATGTCCTATAATGTGTGCACGTTGGCATTCTTAACTGTACGCTTGATAATAATCAAATTTTATTTGCATGGTTACTCATGTGTGAAATGTAGGAGAATTATCAACGCATATTTCGCAGCTGACACACGCACGTCCAATATGGcctctatttttgtttttt GTATTAAACTTGTTCTTTGCATACTGTTCTTGAGAACATGCCAAGCAAAAACGCAGTCAAGATATGGGCGTGTCGTGACGTTGCAGAGTGGGACAGCTAACGTTGAAGTATTTACTGATGTGTGTATAAAACCAAGAGGTGTTTTGCTTCATATTCACAGTGGAG AACTTGGTGAGTGGAAACAGCTGATAACTTCAAGTAAAAGTATTCTAGTTCCAGGATTCACACACAGAAACAACATGAACGACCTCATTCAATTGAAATTTGACGTGCAAATATATTACGACGAGATTTTGAATATGTTTTCCCAAAAA GTTCACCTCATAGAATTCGATAGAAGAAAtggtaaaataaagaaaaaagaagttttgaatgaaaataaaaagactGGGGACAATTATGACGTTAATCAGTGCAAGTCAGG GTTCAATCAATGGTGGCACAATGCACCGACCACAACACGATATGTGATCATAATTTCCGTCACTGTGGGCGCCTTTGCCGTCATCTTCTTATCgtgtttctttgttttacgACTACCAAGTTCAGGTGATAAAGACAGCTTTTTGTCATCTAACAAAACTGCCTCCAGTGTAAATAACGAAACTCTAAGCGACAGTCAACCAGGTGGAATTTACGTTCCCTGCGAAGGAGAGCTGGATGATGTATTTGGTAttaaattttcaagtgaaggATATACTCTAGTTGAACTTGTGGATAAACAACCTTGCACCTCATCTCCAGATTCCAAACGATCACATGGAAATGGAAACGGAAGTCATAGGAACTTAATGGAGGAACTGCTTGAATCCAGAGGAAGAATACCATCCACTATCAAACgtgaaaagttgaaaaaaatgatTATCACTCAGATTTAA
- the LOC130613060 gene encoding uncharacterized protein LOC130613060: protein MFSVSALREKFETKSKVNGFNNANTTYTLCPEQKRERPFLYKKYMEDDSLDAIRVYTKKEDESSELTNKYDRLYNASSLYNSSAKQPSYSGFVNETTHPGCEKVDSAVSNLETEETDFFEEKSKSLAKENKPNDTLETLYLQANNKASRSPYFNKRIYESRKRLYDNYMKQKEQLSDLRQSASRVLGNIGEFRKRYEKDETSFSDYALKSEIKAKQNKHLYLNQMENAGFNYDTFVQIQLEEGEKSINGKRMKESIFTSKENMQDEEEKSITKTVDESDLKKTGEESATEQNFSVKNLRDYWNDRLSPRRTSSRISNGKESATKVQEKRPVARASSFSEKKSQVTGRSFQDSSFKAKKTQAELLNISLDSAKEEKARLKLHQSTPLFKTHPSWFIKGTQVKLNRPTSVLTPKKEKVTSTPIKKTTPRRSPSPRLAVAKSKALQLEPRNFKKVLKKFGRGKFDYDIHGRQILITQNGAAIPTRYLDSSMLHDLTFSLDDYVAKHYDWRMERYALNQRQSWSSLYLPSDYEYLRASEKERLRLKAEEKIQQQLAEGMFKYAEQQYGKKRHQISEKKGHTTEEFEFYLQAVKAQVKEATDKLNDLLKKKKEIDAKVTAAEREQRIQQEKLRNAEIEIEKAIIAERNPILPKDLIFRHITPEWLYKQKENDKRLAYVPAFGCHLKNTKETGGIRNTAPKKSELTKKKRKAEKF, encoded by the exons ATGTTTTCTGTAAGCGCGTTGAGAGAAAAATTTGAGACCAAGTCGAAGGTCAATGGGTTTAACAATGCGAACACGACGTACACTCTTTGTCCTGAACAAAAAAGAGAAAGACCTTTCCTATATAAGAAATACATGGAAGACGATTCACTGGATGCGATCCGTGTTTATACCAAGAAAGAGGACGAATCAAGTGAGTTGACGAATAAATATGATAGACTATACAACGCTTCGTCATTGTATAATTCTTCAGCCAAGCAGCCTAGCTATTCAGGATTTGTAAATGAAACAACACATCCCGGCTGTGAAAAAGTAGATTCGGCAGTATCGAATCTAGAAACAGAGGAAACAGATTTCTTTGAAGAAAAATCAAAATCGTTAGCTAAAGAAAACAAGCCGAATGATACACTGGAGACTCTTTATCTACAAGCTAACAACAAAGCGTCTCGGTCACCCTATTTTAATAAAAGAATTTACGAGAGCCGAAAAAGATTGTATGACAATTACATGAAGCAAAAAGAACAGCTCAGTGACTTGCGTCAGTCGGCATCAAGAGTTCTTGGAAATATCGGGGAATTTCGCAAACGTTATGAAAAAGACGAGACAAGTTTTTCAGATTATGCTCTTAAATCCGAAATAAAGGCTAAACAGAACAAACATTTATATTTAAATCAGATGGAAAATGCAGGGTTCAACTACGACACATTCGTGCAGATACAATTAGAAGAAGGTGAAAAATCCATCAATGGCAAGAGGATGAAAGAATCCATTTTTACCTCAAAAGAAAACATGCAAGATGAGGAAGAGAAATCTATCACCAAGACAGTAGATGAGTCTGACCTTAAGAAAACAGGAGAAGAGTCTGCGACTGAACAAAACTTTAGCGTGAAGAATTTAAGGGATTACTGGAACGATCGTTTGTCGCCTAGACGAACCAGCAGTCGAATCAGCAATGGGAAAGAGAGCGCGACGAAAGTTCAGGAGAAGCGACCAGTTGCAAGAGCATCGTCGTTCTCTGAGAAGAAGTCGCAGGTAACCGGACGCAGTTTTCAAGACAGTAGCTTCAAAGCGAAAAAAACACAAGCGGAGCTTTTAAATATCTCCTTAGATTCcgcaaaagaagaaaaagctcGCTTAAAGTTGCATCAATCTACACCCTTATTTAAGACACACCCAAGCTGGTTTATAAAAGGAACACAGGTCAAATTAAATCGACCCACATCTGTTTTAACACCCAAGAAAGAAAAGGTTACATCCACGCCTATTAAGAAAACCACACCGCGAAGATCGCCCTCGCCGCGTCTTGCTGTTGCAAAATCTAAGGCTTTGCAATTGGAGCCgagaaatttcaaaaaggtcCTGAAGAAATTTGGTCGTGGAAAATTTGACTATGATATTCACGGAAGAcaaattttgataactcaaAATGGCGCTGCGATTCCAACTCGTTATTTGGACAGTTCAATGCTTCATGATCTAACGTTCTCATTGGATGATTATGTAGCTAAACATTATGATTGGAGGATGGAAAGATATGCTTTGAACCAAAGGCAAAGCTGGTCGTCGTTGTATTTGCCATCTGATTACGAATACTTGAGAGCTTCCGAAAAAGAGAGATTACGTTTGAAGGCAGAAG AAAAGATTCAACAGCAACTTGCTGAGGGAATGTTTAAATATGCAGAACAACAATATGGAAAGAAGAGACATCAAATATCTGAAAAGAAAGGTCATACCACAGAAGAATTTGAATTCTATTTGCAAGCAGTAAAAGCGCAAGTAAAGGAAGCAACTGATAAACTCAATGATttactgaaaaagaaaaag GAAATCGATGCAAAAGTTACAGCAGCCGAGAGAGAACAGCGAATACAACAAGAGAAATTAAGAAATGCTGAGATAGAAATTGAGAAAGCCATCATTGCAGAAAGAAATCCTATTTTACCGAAAGATTTGATCTTTCGCCATATT ACTCCAGAGTGGCTTTACAAGCAAAAAGAAAACGACAAAAGACTAGCATATGTCCCTGCATTTGGGTGTCATCTAAAAAACACCAAAGAAACAGGAGGTATAAGAAATACAGCACCAAAGAAAAGTGAATtaacaaaaaagaagagaaaagcaGAAAAATTT TAA
- the LOC130612852 gene encoding uncharacterized protein LOC130612852, protein MAVFAVSMVLFTVVEVLHLIGIYVLIKYPKVISPNQRVYMLNLSCSEVILTVDHFIMEITTICCDSEMDSTWYHTMVCLHYYCFWIVNLSTMVALTFDRFAEVYFNIRYNIYFTPFRTVLLVLSIWIFSIVLAVIFLCLKFLQNFDYLVFSYTYIYPVTDTIVVLHAIVVYSYIYKKCRENRKKKFREASSLTIENNNNNNINLNNGIKSNSDQGKQKKNNSFFIPSLIVVTFIIFVYIPDATYFIYMKFLNTYPEWLALGSMIFYSCGFVSDVSIYLLLNRNIRRKMFGRNKIHHFSEMHKSNCATIIRNI, encoded by the coding sequence ATGGCAGTGTTTGCTGTTAGCATGGTTTTATTCACTGTTGTTGAAGTGTTGCATCTGATAGGGAtttatgttttaataaaatatcccAAAGTAATTTCTCCTAATCAAAGGGTCTACATGCTTAACTTAAGTTGCAGTGAAGTAATTTTAACAGTGGATCACTTTATTATGGAGATAACAACGATTTGTTGTGACTCGGAAATGGATTCGACTTGGTATCACACGATGGTGTGTCTTCATTACTACTGTTTTTGGATCGTGAATTTATCCACCATGGTCGCATTGACCTTCGATCGGTTTGCTGAAGTTTATTTCAACATCAGatacaatatatattttacacCATTCAGGACAGTTCTTCTCGTCCTATCGATTTGGATTTTCTCAATAGTGCTAGCCgtgatatttttatgtttgaagtttctgCAAAATTTTGATTATTTAGTTTTTTCGTATACATATATCTATCCCGTTACAGACACTATAGTTGTGCTGCATGCGATAGTCGTATATTCGTATATTTACAAGAAATGCAGGGAGAATCgaaagaaaaagtttagagaagCAAGTTCATTAACTatcgaaaacaacaacaacaacaacatcaacctTAACAACGGCATAAAAAGCAATAGTGATCAAGGAAAGCAGAAAAAGAACAATAGCTTCTTTATTCCATCATTAATCGTGGTCACTTTCATCATATTTGTCTACATACCAGATGCCACCTATTTCATATacatgaaatttttaaacacCTATCCTGAATGGCTTGCACTTGGAAGTATGATTTTTTACTCCTGTGGATTTGTGTCAGACGTTTCTATTTATTTGCTGTTGAATAGGAACATACGACGGAAAATGTTCGGACGAAACAAAATACATCATTTTTCAGAGATGCACAAATCAAATTGTGCCACTATTATCAGAAACATCTAA
- the LOC130612728 gene encoding uncharacterized protein LOC130612728 isoform X2, producing the protein MCANVLYGMYNLGWKLLVSSDLSQMRDMTTWIFQKQTLIPNTQIFFSIGISLSDKLQINNCPVHLHSVIKDVCLSCWTIGSEEKHISDSTFEIKFKGNPWDFVNKTDKTESIMARHMLKQIIQSLSAHQWLLYANSNLKSTADTLFFRHDPTLQGEIEFLSVSLNRSDRLRFIHMPDGIVADLEEVVRQIWYNGIQDIKDERPVCYELKLKGNPWCASGNEAITSRLLIVKLMEKLSSYGYFVITGLDITRKTNDKSLLLFQRGSPLHTKFMCLSLNETDKIRLINAPNDVNSVGREIISKWVLGVQEEKNVYGGVTYQAKLIGNPWCHMSSEGIHGRALLLGLLNAFTSMGWRLVCSADVSAKDWITLWMFTVGISCLTNPC; encoded by the exons AGATATGACTACATGGATTTTCCAAAAGCAAACATTGATACCCAACACACAAATCTTTTTCTCGATTGGTATCTCTTTATCTGATAAACTACAG ATTAACAATTGCCCAGTGCATTTACATTCCGTTATAAAAGATGTATGCTTATCGTGCTGGACAATTGGTTCGGAAGAGAAACACATCTCTGACAGCACCTTTGAG ATAAAATTTAAAGGTAATCCATGGGATTTTGTGAATAAAACTGATAAAACTGAATCTATCATGGCTAGACATATGTTAAAGCAAATTATTCAAAGTCTGTCTGCTCATCAGTGGCTTCTGTATGCAAATAGTAACTTGAAGTCAACAGCTGACACGTTGTTTTTTCGGCATGATCCTACACTGCAAG gtgAAATCGAATTTTTATCTGTGAGCTTAAACAGGTCAGATCGATTGCGGTTCATACACATGCCTGATGGTATAGTAGCTGATTTGGAAGAAGTTGTCCGACAAATTTGGTACAACGGCATACAAGATATTAAAGATGAGCGACCTGTTTGTTATGAGTTGAAGTTAAAGGGTAACCCTTGGTGTGCTTCAG GAAACGAAGCTATCACATCCAGATTATTGATCGTAAAACTTATGGAAAAACTCAGTTCATACGGTTACTTCGTAATTACTGGCTTGGATATTACTCGAAAAACTAATGATAAGTCGCTGCTACTGTTTCAACGTGGATCACCTCTTCATACCAAGTTCATGTGTCTTTCTTTAAATGAAACTGATAAAATCCGCCTAATTAATGCGCCGAACGACGTAAACTCT GTTGGGAGAGAAATTATTAGCAAATGGGTGCTTGGTGtccaagaagaaaaaaatgtatatggtgGTGTCACTTATCAG GCCAAACTTATCGGTAACCCTTGGTGTCACATGTCAAGTGAAGGAATTCACGGACGGGCACTCCTGCTTGGTCTACTTAATGCTTTCACTTCAATGGGATGGAGATTGGTCTGTTCGGCTGACGTTTCAGCAAAGGATTGGATAACCCTTTGGATGTTCACAGTTGGTATTTCATGTTTGACAAATCCTTGCTAA